The following proteins are encoded in a genomic region of Polynucleobacter paludilacus:
- the rimM gene encoding ribosome maturation factor RimM (Essential for efficient processing of 16S rRNA) yields the protein MSTPSLEDLIELGSIQDAQGLRGQLKVRPHSSDPVALLSSKAVWLSLLPRGVAVAQVKTKPTLELYELKQAKMHSGTVVITLGGVTNRDQALALKGARILVARDTFPNAEADSYYWVDLIGCDAVNLEGIHLGQVLDVTENGAHGVIALGNLADGMTKQLVPFVKDVVQSVDLSKKCITLDWQADW from the coding sequence GATGCCCAAGGCCTGCGAGGCCAACTCAAGGTTCGCCCACATTCATCTGATCCCGTAGCATTACTTTCCAGCAAAGCCGTTTGGCTATCTCTGCTGCCACGCGGAGTAGCTGTTGCGCAAGTTAAAACCAAGCCAACGCTAGAGTTGTATGAGCTTAAGCAAGCTAAGATGCACAGCGGAACCGTTGTCATTACTTTAGGTGGTGTGACGAATCGGGACCAAGCTCTGGCCTTAAAAGGTGCGCGCATACTTGTAGCGCGCGATACTTTCCCAAACGCAGAAGCGGACAGTTATTACTGGGTCGATTTAATTGGTTGTGATGCTGTCAATTTAGAAGGGATCCATTTGGGTCAAGTTTTAGATGTGACCGAGAATGGTGCTCACGGTGTGATTGCTTTGGGTAATCTTGCTGATGGCATGACTAAGCAGTTAGTTCCTTTTGTCAAAGACGTCGTGCAAAGCGTAGACCTGTCTAAAAAATGCATTACGCTTGATTGGCAAGCGGATTGGTAA